A single region of the Novipirellula aureliae genome encodes:
- a CDS encoding FkbM family methyltransferase, giving the protein MIQCLKKRFNPRPVAPPTESECHIRRDWLLDTKRLLGGCCNGIVIDGGAFKGDVADRMSRVFSNQQIHAFEPNGELFESMKSRFADNQRIVCHHAALSSQEGTATFHVTARPDCASLYQPGQPAKQWHPEAMGFDRNEEVETVRMDTLFSGQSIDLMKLDLQGYELEALRGAGSVLKQTKVIVAEVSFVEFYSGQPLFCQVSEYLRQHHFRLFYLSDVWLRPEGQITQADAMFVNEKHFPSIA; this is encoded by the coding sequence ATGATCCAATGCCTCAAAAAACGTTTCAATCCTAGACCGGTAGCACCACCGACCGAAAGTGAATGCCACATCCGCCGCGATTGGCTACTCGATACCAAACGATTACTTGGTGGTTGCTGCAATGGAATCGTTATCGACGGTGGTGCCTTTAAAGGCGACGTTGCGGACCGAATGAGCCGCGTTTTTTCGAATCAGCAAATTCATGCGTTCGAACCGAATGGCGAACTTTTTGAGAGCATGAAATCGCGGTTTGCGGACAATCAACGTATCGTCTGTCATCACGCAGCGTTGTCCAGCCAGGAAGGTACGGCTACGTTTCATGTCACGGCTCGTCCCGATTGCGCCAGCCTTTACCAACCAGGACAGCCCGCAAAGCAGTGGCATCCTGAGGCAATGGGCTTTGATCGTAACGAAGAGGTCGAAACCGTACGGATGGATACGTTGTTTTCTGGCCAATCGATCGATCTGATGAAATTGGATTTGCAAGGATATGAATTGGAAGCCCTGCGGGGGGCGGGCAGCGTCTTGAAGCAGACAAAGGTCATTGTTGCGGAGGTCTCGTTCGTTGAATTTTACAGCGGTCAGCCGTTGTTCTGCCAAGTCAGTGAGTATCTAAGGCAACACCACTTTCGACTCTTCTACCTGTCCGATGTGTGGCTTCGCCCTGAAGGACAAATCACGCAAGCCGATGCGATGTTTGTCAACGAAAAGCATTTTCCTTCTATCGCATGA
- a CDS encoding polysaccharide biosynthesis protein — MIQNLVTQKEDANFNSEFESRWATNGIALRTLLAYRVVLLSAIHLLLFCLAYAMAFAIRFDLVIPEHYRIAFWVTMPAVVSTKLAVFFLSGQLHGWWRIVTFRDMIAISLTCLASLSLFAAAAFFSNSLSIPGSVVILDAVLTMVIVGGLRSSCRVFLEMVRPQLVSDQYTPAIMIGTDPETVFLAGQIQSYGRLPMRICGLVSATSTPHPRLMGGFAVLGTLDQIDKIVRSQAIHTVLVHTDLLSGKTMRKLMDVCRDLNVKLQIVPRFEQRMHGNGMIPTRDINIDDLLGRQPAELDLENIRELIEGQRVLVTGAGGSIGSEICRQLIRFSPELLVLLGRGENRIYQIEQELLSRRGTTKLETVIADIRDRSRIDDVFAEFSPQVVFHAAAHKHVPLMERNVREAVVNNITGTQNVADAADKYETSRFVMISSDKAVRPTSVMGATKRVAELYIQSIATRSAARFMTVRFGNVLGSAGSVVPLFKRQIRDGGPLTITDEKMTRFFMTIPEASKLVLQAASMGHGGDLFVLDMGTPIRIVDLARDMIRLSGLPEGAIEIVYSGIRPGEKLYEELADNEGEISQTDHPKIMSIQPLEYSNGALQELIRQLTSQRTSVAEIRRLLMSLDRQQEFEPELTTEVLV; from the coding sequence ATGATCCAAAACCTAGTAACACAAAAAGAAGATGCAAATTTCAATTCGGAATTTGAGTCTCGTTGGGCCACCAATGGGATTGCACTTAGAACGCTGCTTGCCTATCGCGTGGTACTCCTCTCCGCAATCCATCTCCTCTTGTTTTGTCTCGCCTACGCAATGGCGTTTGCAATTCGTTTTGACCTTGTAATACCCGAACACTACAGGATTGCGTTTTGGGTGACGATGCCGGCGGTCGTTTCGACGAAACTCGCCGTGTTTTTTCTGTCAGGACAACTTCATGGATGGTGGAGGATCGTCACGTTTCGCGACATGATCGCGATTAGTTTGACCTGTTTAGCGTCGCTTTCATTGTTTGCTGCGGCAGCTTTTTTTAGCAACAGCCTAAGCATTCCAGGATCCGTCGTGATCTTGGACGCGGTACTGACGATGGTCATTGTGGGCGGGCTTCGGTCGAGTTGCCGTGTCTTCTTAGAGATGGTTCGCCCTCAATTGGTCTCGGACCAATACACACCCGCAATCATGATTGGAACGGACCCGGAGACCGTATTTTTGGCAGGCCAAATTCAGTCGTATGGGCGATTGCCGATGCGGATTTGCGGCTTGGTCAGTGCCACGAGCACACCCCATCCACGATTGATGGGCGGGTTTGCGGTGCTAGGAACTCTAGATCAAATTGACAAGATCGTTCGCAGTCAAGCGATTCATACGGTCCTGGTTCATACTGATTTGTTGTCTGGCAAAACGATGCGAAAATTGATGGATGTTTGCCGAGATCTAAATGTCAAATTGCAGATTGTCCCGCGTTTTGAGCAACGGATGCACGGCAATGGGATGATCCCAACACGTGACATCAATATCGACGATCTACTGGGCCGACAACCGGCCGAGTTGGATCTAGAGAACATCCGTGAATTGATCGAAGGACAAAGGGTTTTGGTAACGGGTGCAGGCGGTAGCATTGGATCAGAGATATGTCGACAATTGATTCGCTTTTCGCCTGAATTGCTGGTTTTGCTCGGAAGGGGTGAAAATCGAATCTATCAGATCGAGCAGGAACTATTGTCGCGTCGTGGCACGACCAAATTGGAAACCGTCATTGCCGACATACGTGATCGTTCGCGAATCGATGATGTGTTCGCTGAGTTCTCGCCGCAAGTCGTCTTTCACGCGGCCGCTCACAAGCATGTACCGTTGATGGAACGCAATGTTCGCGAAGCGGTGGTTAACAATATCACCGGTACGCAGAACGTCGCCGACGCCGCCGACAAGTATGAAACGTCGCGATTTGTAATGATTAGCAGTGACAAAGCCGTTCGACCGACCAGTGTAATGGGTGCGACGAAACGGGTCGCCGAGTTGTACATTCAATCGATCGCGACCCGTTCGGCGGCGCGATTCATGACCGTTCGGTTTGGCAATGTGCTCGGCTCGGCCGGAAGTGTCGTGCCGCTATTCAAACGGCAAATTCGCGATGGCGGGCCCTTGACGATTACCGATGAAAAGATGACGCGGTTCTTTATGACGATCCCCGAAGCATCAAAATTGGTTCTGCAAGCGGCTTCGATGGGCCACGGTGGTGATTTGTTTGTGCTGGATATGGGGACACCGATTCGGATTGTCGATCTCGCTCGCGATATGATTCGTTTGTCGGGTCTTCCAGAAGGCGCGATCGAGATCGTCTATTCTGGGATCCGCCCCGGTGAAAAGCTGTACGAAGAGTTGGCAGACAATGAAGGTGAGATTTCGCAAACGGACCATCCCAAGATCATGTCGATTCAACCACTCGAATATTCCAACGGTGCTCTTCAGGAACTGATCCGTCAATTGACATCTCAGCGCACTTCGGTGGCCGAGATTCGCCGTCTACTAATGTCCCTTGATCGCCAGCAAGAATTCGAACCTGAGCTAACTACGGAAGTACTTGTATGA
- a CDS encoding lipopolysaccharide biosynthesis protein, translating into MTQTTNRVPVSKKLVSINALSALIAHACNFAILLWGNQYLLSHVSPAEMDLLPVVMGVVAFSPLMTTALTAGLGRYVVEAYSQSDDEKITRLVSSIVPVYLLVAMVLVAIMTVFCTLAPKLLNVASDHIADVRFMLVIVFLGMTLRLLATPFSVGLYVCQKQVLQNVILMGGALISAASMLWLMLGIGPQVKWFIVAQFAGTVFNVMATLIVSCRLLPSLRFRVDWIDFGSLKGMFAFNSWTLVRQTSASVRAGSIPFLLNAFAAPGQATAFYIGSLPDRQIKEVSSKIFSPLETPMIAMFATGNQTGLANAYLRGNRLMLWISMLAATPLMVFASETIDLYTHGTIPDAALVLFITMLILPIQMANGMLGPLVHAHARPDALAKTMAVTDFITLLVSGVLLLSTGLGAKAVVIAIAVGIVIFHPLLWWKLGRTLAEVTFTKWAWESLIPGMVPALACGSVLICLKWTMSPSSWFELGTMTFMGMIVYFVAIERSLRPADRTDLKNVFTRLLPSLQHDKKLDTVVTKPQ; encoded by the coding sequence ATGACACAAACCACCAACCGAGTTCCTGTCAGTAAGAAGTTGGTATCTATCAACGCACTCAGTGCGTTGATAGCGCACGCCTGCAATTTTGCGATCCTGTTGTGGGGCAACCAATACTTGCTTAGCCACGTTTCGCCAGCAGAAATGGACTTACTGCCGGTGGTCATGGGCGTCGTCGCTTTTTCGCCACTGATGACAACCGCGTTGACTGCGGGGCTCGGACGGTATGTGGTGGAGGCATACTCTCAATCGGACGACGAAAAGATAACACGTCTTGTTTCGAGTATTGTTCCGGTCTACCTGCTCGTCGCAATGGTGTTGGTCGCCATCATGACGGTCTTTTGTACTTTAGCCCCCAAACTATTGAATGTTGCCTCAGATCATATCGCCGACGTTCGATTCATGCTGGTGATTGTCTTCTTAGGAATGACACTACGTTTACTCGCGACTCCGTTTTCGGTTGGACTATACGTTTGCCAGAAACAGGTTTTGCAGAATGTGATTTTGATGGGGGGGGCTTTGATCAGTGCCGCCAGCATGTTGTGGTTGATGTTGGGGATTGGACCTCAAGTGAAATGGTTCATCGTCGCCCAATTTGCAGGAACGGTGTTCAACGTCATGGCAACCCTGATTGTCTCTTGCCGATTGCTTCCTTCGCTGCGTTTCCGAGTGGATTGGATTGACTTTGGATCGTTGAAGGGAATGTTTGCGTTCAATAGTTGGACGCTGGTTCGGCAAACATCGGCGAGCGTACGAGCTGGCAGCATTCCCTTTCTGCTCAATGCCTTCGCAGCTCCGGGGCAAGCAACAGCTTTCTACATTGGCAGTTTGCCAGATCGCCAGATCAAAGAAGTTTCGTCAAAAATATTTAGTCCGTTGGAAACGCCAATGATTGCCATGTTTGCGACTGGGAACCAAACCGGATTGGCCAACGCCTACTTGCGAGGTAATCGCTTGATGCTGTGGATCTCGATGCTGGCTGCGACCCCATTGATGGTGTTCGCCTCGGAGACCATTGACCTCTATACCCATGGAACGATTCCTGACGCGGCTTTGGTCTTATTCATCACGATGTTGATTCTGCCAATCCAAATGGCCAATGGAATGTTGGGGCCATTGGTTCATGCTCATGCTCGACCCGATGCGTTGGCCAAAACGATGGCGGTCACGGATTTCATCACTCTATTGGTTTCAGGAGTCTTGCTGCTCAGCACTGGACTGGGTGCGAAGGCGGTGGTGATAGCGATCGCGGTTGGCATCGTCATTTTTCATCCGCTGCTCTGGTGGAAACTTGGACGAACGTTGGCGGAAGTCACCTTTACGAAGTGGGCTTGGGAATCGTTGATTCCAGGAATGGTTCCCGCATTGGCGTGTGGCAGTGTCCTTATATGTTTGAAGTGGACAATGAGCCCGTCGAGTTGGTTTGAGCTTGGAACCATGACCTTCATGGGAATGATCGTTTACTTTGTTGCAATAGAACGATCGCTACGTCCTGCCGATCGTACGGATCTAAAAAACGTTTTCACTAGGCTGTTGCCATCGTTACAGCACGACAAGAAACTCGATACGGTTGTGACCAAACCGCAGTAG
- a CDS encoding exosortase C-terminal domain/associated protein EpsI has translation MTKRAILTIALLILGNVAIGHIRSGYSKGQVVPPEKELGQTSLQLGNWVGKELPADDRIRDVLRAQDGIDRVYLNESGENVLVHAVWTDDYIRLHFPQQCYREAGWELRDSEDVLIQCASGAEFNAKVLRFSQAGRNIQVLYWFQLGENIFLDRVQHRLLRRKVCWGQTHWPPLMKFMLETSDTGLGRSEAFLSDLAGRLHDVILVSESTPHPTANPTAAN, from the coding sequence ATGACTAAGCGGGCTATTCTAACGATCGCACTTCTAATCCTTGGAAATGTCGCAATCGGACACATCCGTAGCGGCTACTCAAAGGGGCAAGTCGTTCCACCCGAGAAAGAACTGGGGCAAACGTCTCTGCAACTCGGCAATTGGGTTGGCAAGGAGCTACCGGCCGATGATCGAATACGTGACGTTTTGCGTGCCCAGGATGGTATTGACCGTGTCTACTTAAATGAATCGGGCGAAAACGTACTCGTGCATGCGGTTTGGACGGATGACTACATCCGTTTGCATTTTCCTCAGCAATGTTATCGGGAAGCGGGCTGGGAACTTCGTGATTCCGAGGATGTTTTGATCCAGTGCGCTAGCGGAGCGGAGTTCAACGCGAAGGTGCTTCGCTTTAGCCAAGCGGGGCGCAATATTCAAGTGCTGTATTGGTTCCAACTCGGCGAGAACATTTTCCTGGACCGCGTCCAACATCGATTGTTGCGGCGAAAGGTTTGTTGGGGACAAACGCATTGGCCACCTCTGATGAAGTTCATGCTTGAAACTTCTGATACGGGCCTCGGTCGCTCCGAAGCCTTCCTCAGCGACTTGGCGGGGCGGTTGCACGATGTGATTTTGGTGTCTGAGTCAACCCCCCATCCGACTGCAAACCCAACGGCCGCAAATTGA